Proteins found in one Primulina eburnea isolate SZY01 chromosome 16, ASM2296580v1, whole genome shotgun sequence genomic segment:
- the LOC140815906 gene encoding LOW QUALITY PROTEIN: DIS3-like exonuclease 2 (The sequence of the model RefSeq protein was modified relative to this genomic sequence to represent the inferred CDS: inserted 1 base in 1 codon; deleted 2 bases in 2 codons): SDYISVSAFRFIRKLWVSVIVESSRVATRTEDFVDEGGFKDGNKKKKRRSRRSKTNYSLSASSSVSEILVDESTLPRGISSSQQASSGNQILLADDNFVCSSIPTLHLNEETVNGNIQNQPLISHNLDESIISKSVPEALVNEETNGLVLIPRRVNSHTQPKYFPPYLSADVVSKALEKGELLRALFRVNAHNRVEAYCKVDGVPTDVLISGVVAQNRAFEGDIVAIVIDPPSLWPKMKGSNETLDESACQASCSEQSEALMLCRGSSKGKSKLELDFEHVCSVDYLGFSEDGTHYETGSSSGAMADNRYVNGVSDQPSIHDSTKPCYCDDYKLVNICEKLCYLVSLFPSRRPTGTVVAIVAGSSRRDSIVGFLSVKQWFYSRDMKRKDSKKPRHQSNLNQGYILLTPTDPKFTKMTVPVVNLPISIKKRLEVGDLTVENDIVAAKVVDWAEDCYIPEACVIQIFGRGSDVEALIAAILFDNAIVASEFSSETLGCLPRLPLELPHKELQSRRDLRNLCIFTIDPDTASDLDDALSVESLSNGDFRVGVHIADVSYFVLPNTSLDVDAQIRSTSVYLLRDKIPMLPPVLSDNLASLKPGVDRFAFSIFWRINSMGEVLDHWIYRTIIRSCCKLSYEHAQEIIEGAFDVQDFSHCGSHWPELYGQFEWHDVTKSVKILNDLANMLKLNRFXGGALSFESPKIVFLFDEEGVPYDTVLLGRKDSNFLVEEFMLLANLTAAEVITRAYPSHALLRRHPEPNSRKLQDFESFCDKHGLALNISSSVDLHRSLEHIRLELKNDPGLFNILMSYAARPMQLAEYFCTGDLRYTDTDWGHYALAVPRYTHFTSPLRRYPDILVHRMLAAIIEAEIIYLEGIRTFEDPVRNEVLSQCFTGLCFDEHEIRSVKAQEALSISASKLKLPCAETLADVAAHCNERKLAARHVKDAINKLYMWLFLKKKEILYSEARVLGLGPRFMSIYISKLAIELRIYYDETEGLTVEWLESTSTLILSHSVRKRTNRKTSPSKCKVLEEVALLINPTDLKLDLDSLANLGEEHEDSQKNELIGHDIQHKPAVFPLTVNLLSKIPIALHAVGGDDGPINIVARLYISSYFQ, encoded by the exons CTTCTAGTTCTGTAAGTGAGATATTAGTTGATGAGTCAACTTTACCGAGAGGTATCTCATCAAGTCAGCAGGCTTCATCCGGGAACCAAATTCTACTGGCTGATGATAATTTTGTTTGCAGCTCAATTCCCACATTGCATTTGAACGAAGAAACTGTAAATGGGAATATACAGAATCAGCCCTTGATTTCACATAATTTAGACGAATCCATAATTTCCAAATCCGTCCCTGAGGCTTTGGTTAATGAGGAGACCAATGGGCTTGTTTTGATACCCCGTCGTGTCAATTCTCATACTCAGCCAAAGTATTTTCCTCCATATTTGTCTGCAGATGTCGTTAGTAAAGCGTTGGAG AAAGGTGAATTATTGAGAGCTTTATTTCGTGTCAATGCTCATAACAGAGTTGAG GCCTACTGCAAGGTTGATGGGGTACCAACTGATGTTCTCATCAGTGGAGTGGTGGCTCAGAATAGAGCT TTTGAAGGAGACATTGTAGCTATTGTCATTGACCCCCCTTCCTTGTGGCCAAAGATGAAAGGTTCGAATGAAACTCTCGATGAGAGTGCTTGTCAAGCAAGTTGTTCAGAGCAAAGTGAAGCCCTTATGCTTTGTCGAGGTAGTTCAAAAGGAAAAAGCAAATTAGAACTGGATTTTGAACAC GTGTGTTCTGTTGATTACTTGGGTTTTTCCGAAGATGGTACTCATTATGAGACTGGTTCTTCATCTGGAGCAATGGCTGATAATAGGTATGTGAATGGAGTGTCGGATCAGCCGTCCATACACGATTCTACCAAACCATGCTATTGTGATGACTACAAACTTGTGAATATTTGTGAGAAGTTGTGCTACTTGGTGAGTTTATTTCCATCAAGGCGGCCCACTGGTACAGTTGTTGCCATTGTTGCAGGGTCTTCTCGGCGGGACAGTATTGTTGGTTTTTTGAGTGTAAAGCAGTGGTTTTACAGCAGAGATATGAAAAGAAAGGACTCTAAGAAGCCCAGACATCAGTCTAATCTGAATCAAGGATACATTCTGCTGACACCAACCGATCCCAAATTTACCAAAATGACCGTCCCTGTTGTAAATTTACCTATAAGCATTAAGAAAAGATTGGAAGTGGGTGATTTAACAGTGGAGAATGACATAGTTGCA GCCAAAGTTGTTGATTGGGCTGAAGACTGTTATATTCCAGAAGCCTGTGTGATACAAATTTTTGGTAGGGGTAGTGATGTAGAAGCACTGATTGCCGCAATTTTATTTGATAATGCAATCGTAGCTTCTGAATTTTCCTCCGAAACGCTTGGCTGTCTTCCACGTCTTCCTTTGGAGCTGCCCCACAAAGAATTACAAAGTAGAAGAGACTTGAGAAATTTGTGTATTTTCACCATAGATCCAGATACGGCGAGTGATCTTGATGATGCACTATCCGTCGAAAGTTTGTCAAACGGTGATTTTAGGGTGGGGGTCCACATAGCTGATGTTTCATATTTTGTTCTACCCAACACATCTTTAGACGTTGATGCTCAAATTCGATCAACAAGTGTTTACTTGTTGCGAGATAAAATACCAATGCTTCCCCCAGTGCTTTCAGATAACTTAGCATCCCTGAAACCTGGAGTGGATAGGTTTGCGTTCTCTATTTTTTGGCGCATTAATTCTATGGGTGAAGTTCTAGACCACTGGATTTACCGTACAATCATACGGTCTTGTTGCAAGCTCTCTTACGAGCATGCTCAGGAAATCATTGAGGGTGCCTTTGATGTTCAGGATTTTAGTCACTGCGGGAGTCACTGGCCTGAATTGTATGGCCAATTTGAATGGCATGATGTAACTAAATCTGTAAAAATCCTTAATGACCTTGCAAATATGTTGAAATTAAATAGGT AAGGTGGGGCTCTGTCATTTGAAAGCCCAAAAATAGTTTTCTTGTTTGATGAAGAAGGCGTGCCATATGATACTGTGCTCTTAGGGAGAAAGGACTCAAATTTTCTGGTGGAAGAGTTTATGTTGTTGGCCAACTTGACAGCTGCGGAAGTGATAACCAGAGCTTATCCATCTCATGCTTTACTTAGAAGGCATCCAGAACCTAACTCACGGAAACTTCAAGATTTTGAATCCTTTTGTGATAAACATGGTTTAGCATTGAATATTTCATCCTCTGTGGACCTTCATAGGTCATTAGAGCATATCAGACTGGAACTTAAGAACGACCCAGGCTTGTTTAACATTTTGATGTCTTATGCCGCAAGGCCAATGCAGTTAGCTGAGTACTTTTGCACTGGAGATCTGAGGTACACTGATACTGATTGGGGTCACTATGCGCTGGCTGTTCCACGCTACACTCATTTCACTTCTCCATTGCGTCGATATCCTGATATTTTGGTACACCGTATGCTGGCTGCAATCATAGAGGCTGAAATCATCTATTTGGAGGGTATAAGAACGTTTGAAGACCCAGTTAGAAATGAAGTGTTAAGCCAATGCTTTACTGGTTTGTGCTTCGACGAACATGAAATTCGATCGGTTAAAGCTCAAGAAGCTCTATCCATTTCAGCCTCAAAGTTAAAACTTCCTTGTGCTGAAACTCTTGCTGATGTGGCCGCTCATTGCAATGAGAGGAAGCTAGCTGCTAGACACGTAAAAGATGCAATTAATAAGCTCTATATGTGGTTATTTCTGAAAAAGAAAGAG ATATTATATTCGGAGGCTAGAGTTTTAGGTCTTGGACCAAGGTTCATGTCTATATATATTTCCAAACTAGCG ATTGAACTCCGGATATATTATGATGAAACCGAAGGTCTGACAGTGGAGTGGCTGGAATCAACCTCAACCTTGATACTGAGTCATTCCGTGCGTAAACGCACAAACCGAAAAACTAGCCCAAGTAAGTGCAAGGTGCTTGAAGAAGTTGCTTTGCTGATAAATCCAACTGATTTGAAGTTAGACTTGGATTCTCTGGCCAATTTGGGGGAAGAGCATGAAGACTCACAGAAAAATGAGTTAATTGGTCATGATATCCAACACAAGCCTGCTGTTTTTCCACTCACAGTGAATCTCCTATCAAAAATCCCCATTGCTCTGCATGCTGTGGGTGGGGACGATGGGCCCATCAATATCGTTGCTAGGCTGTATATAAGCTCATACTTCCAGTAA